The DNA sequence GTAGGAAGCGAATCCGTATGATTTTGAATGTTTGAGAATTCTGCGTTTAATACAAACCGCTTCAATTTTATCGGTGTCGAAATTAACGAATTTTTCCGTAACGGCTCGCCTCATGATTTCCTTTGTTTCATAAAAAAGCTCATTATCCCTGTTGAGGAGGTTTTGAACGGAAAGCAGCCGCAGTATCTCTTTTTTGTCCAATTCACTTCTTTTTAAAGGAGCGAGATGAAGCCTGAAAATTCTTTTGTTGGTATCTATTTGCTGTAGCAAAGGACAGCTTGTATCAGCGTTTTCATCCAGCGAGGAATATTCAAAACTGAGATCTGAAAAATACTTTATCCTGTCACCGAGCAAGTGGTCCGAACCCATAGACGCCTGCAGGATCAGTTTACAAATGTCTCTTATTTCGAGACGAGGATGAAGTTTGAATTCTGTTTCCAGGATTTTTATTGTTTGAAGAAATTTTTCATTTTCGGATTTAGAGTCCATTTTCTTGAGACTAACAAAAAAAACAACCAGAATCAACTCTTCATTTTTTAAAAACTCCTCTTGACCTTTTGCTGTTTTTTAATATCCTATTATTATGGAAAATCTTTGGGCACCCTGGAGGAGTGATTACATTTCCAATGTCGATAACACAGTGGAATGTATTTTCTGCAGGGCTGCAGAAGAAAAAGACCCTCTCAAAGTTTTTCGCCTTCAGAAAACTTTGAAATCAATTATAATTTTAAATTTGTACCCGTACAATTCAGGTCATGCGATGGTGGCACCTTTAAACCACGAAGGTTCTTTCGAGAACCTATCAATCGAAGAGATATCAGACATCAATCTTTGCCTGCAAAAACTCATCACGATCATGAAAAAGAAATTAAATCCTGACGGATTCAATATCGGCGCAAACATTGGAAGGGTCGCCGGAGCTGGAATCCCGGGACATTTTCATATGCACATTGTTCCAAGGTGGAGCGGAGACACGAATTTTATGCCCGTGTTCGGAAAAACAAAAATTGTCTCTATTTCGCCTGAAGAAATCTGGCACAAACTCGCTGACGACTTTCAATGAATGATGCTGAAAAAATATCCTGGAAAGGCTGGCTTGCCGCTGAAAAACCTTACCTGACACTTTTCGCAGTGTCCGTTCTCGCAGCAGTCTGGATACTGACATTCATTTTTTTACAAAGCGCCGTCGTCTCAACGCTTCTCACTTTTTGCGTGTTCGTCTACGTTTCAGAGTTCTTCTTACCCGTAGATTACGGTTTGGATTCTGACTCTGCCTGGAAAAAAATCGGACCTGTCATGATAAAGAAACAGTGGACTCAACTGAGATCATTTTACACCGATAAAAACGGCGTTCTCATAAGTCCTTTTACCAAACCTTCCAGACTTGAGACTTTCCGGGGCATTTACCTTCGCTTTGCTGATGCAGATAAGGAAATAGTACTTGATTCCATTAAAAAGCAAATTGAAAAAAACATCGGAAACAAGTAGAGGACCTCTTTTCCTCAGAAGAAATTTCATGTAAAAATTTCGGCTTTTTCCCAGATATTTTCAAAAAGCATTTTACATGCTTCGGCGAGTTCTTTGTGTTCTATATAAACCGACGTAATCGTGTTGTTTTTTCCCAATGATTGTTGAAGTGGAAAAACCACTTTCAGTCTATCGACCACTATCATCTTTATAGGCAGGTTTTCCACTATTCTGGCTTGTTGTCCCGATTGAACCTGATCTTTCACGTAATTCTGGAGCCAGTCAATCGTCTCTATCTCATTTTTTTCGTAAATATTTTTGCAGACACCGCCTCTTTTCAACAGCTCCGATTCTTCCTGTTTTTGTTCTGTCAGAAGCAACGGATTATCACAAACGTATGGGCCTTTGTTGAAAGTAAGAGCTTCATTTTTTGATTCCTGAATAATCATCTGATATTTTTTCTGGTTCTGTTTTCTGTCCTTTATCACTTCAATGAAATCGAGGGGATTCATAATCTCTTTACACTCGTTGAAAACCGGCGTTAGTTCTTCAACAAGAACTTTTACTATGCCGATTTTTTTTTCAAGCAGATCACTACAGTTTCTGCTGTATTTTTCGAAAACTCTCTCAAATGCTACAGAGGGTTCGACAGCTTCGTAATATTTCTTTTTTCCCACAAGTTTTTCCGTGCATATTCCCCTGTCCACCATTTTCTGAAGCACTTCGTAGATTTTAGTCCTCGTAATATTCACCTGATGTTGTAACTCCGAGGGGGTAAAATTTTTCATAGTCAGCAGAGTTAAATATACTTTTGCTTCCCTTTCAGTGAGTCCAAGTTCAATAAAATTCTGTATGTGTCTTGCGTAATCATCGTTCATTGCGTGTCCTCCGGCAATTTTTGTCTCTTTAAACAAAA is a window from the candidate division WOR-3 bacterium genome containing:
- a CDS encoding HIT domain-containing protein, which encodes MENLWAPWRSDYISNVDNTVECIFCRAAEEKDPLKVFRLQKTLKSIIILNLYPYNSGHAMVAPLNHEGSFENLSIEEISDINLCLQKLITIMKKKLNPDGFNIGANIGRVAGAGIPGHFHMHIVPRWSGDTNFMPVFGKTKIVSISPEEIWHKLADDFQ